One region of Wolbachia endosymbiont of Drosophila innubila genomic DNA includes:
- a CDS encoding J domain-containing protein — MFRDGAFKVLGIDSGANQNEINKAYQNLMKLVHPDKGGSEYFAQKLNAARDRLLKR; from the coding sequence ATGTTCAGAGATGGAGCATTTAAAGTGCTAGGAATAGATTCTGGAGCGAACCAAAATGAAATCAATAAAGCATATCAAAATTTAATGAAATTAGTTCACCCAGATAAAGGAGGCTCGGAATATTTTGCACAAAAATTAAACGCAGCACGTGACAGGTTGCTGAAGAGGTAA
- a CDS encoding N-acetylmuramoyl-L-alanine amidase encodes MKNYLQSVYEDGMKIQLSKVNKYLLVLLITVSAFLISGQVSSSSNIENDFQDLQEKLPLLKDQDLLFLDPASALNYGDRAGKKVLMVIVHHTETSTLKGTKDTLNARGLSVHFIVDRDGSITLMVPLEKEAWHAGISYARVKVDSKLEELRKLNNYSVGIEIVNTGLEPFPEEQMRSVKELILYLMERFKIKRDMIFSHSEIGTIVYDPELGYTMRKPDPHKLFDWELLEKNEIGLHISDRINPKDAKHKMGKTLYKAGDRNEGILKLKQRLNRFFYKIEPWNDKKGNVIFPDNNADYSDEFDENFVWVIYQFSIHNLPREIRKDLPLKLEQADIFPEFFSEYSHGISSSYLTFSEKIKSTLQPCLSKVDYENLLSSLAQYENNISPDASTTLMYKIKLYYDSYLRYRIWSSLYKPFKLNVLEELEILKSGVLSLKSLDSSKAAEVSSLIDSFKVDISLEFQGFEKQWFQEFKNAWRQEFIPSLEEQITWTALHEAILEYLEKAKEEIR; translated from the coding sequence ATGAAAAATTATCTACAAAGTGTTTATGAAGATGGTATGAAAATCCAACTATCTAAAGTCAACAAATATTTATTAGTTTTACTGATTACTGTCTCAGCATTTCTCATATCTGGGCAAGTATCCAGTTCAAGCAATATCGAGAATGATTTTCAAGATTTACAAGAAAAATTACCATTATTGAAAGATCAGGATTTGTTATTTTTAGATCCAGCTTCAGCTTTAAATTATGGTGATAGGGCAGGTAAAAAAGTGTTAATGGTTATAGTTCACCATACTGAAACATCAACACTAAAAGGTACAAAAGATACGCTGAATGCTAGAGGATTGTCAGTTCATTTTATTGTCGATAGGGATGGCAGCATCACCTTAATGGTTCCATTAGAGAAAGAAGCATGGCATGCTGGTATTAGTTATGCAAGAGTTAAGGTAGATAGTAAGCTTGAAGAGTTACGGAAGCTTAACAACTATTCTGTAGGTATTGAAATTGTAAACACAGGACTTGAGCCTTTTCCGGAAGAGCAAATGAGATCTGTTAAAGAGCTGATTTTATACCTTATGGAGCGTTTTAAAATTAAAAGGGATATGATATTTAGTCATTCTGAAATAGGAACTATAGTGTATGATCCAGAGCTTGGCTATACAATGCGTAAACCAGATCCACACAAATTGTTTGATTGGGAGTTATTAGAGAAAAATGAAATTGGATTGCACATAAGTGACAGAATAAACCCTAAAGATGCTAAACACAAAATGGGCAAAACATTGTATAAAGCAGGTGATAGAAATGAAGGTATTTTGAAATTAAAACAAAGGCTGAACAGATTTTTCTATAAGATAGAACCTTGGAATGATAAGAAAGGTAATGTAATTTTTCCTGATAATAATGCTGATTACTCAGATGAGTTTGATGAGAATTTTGTATGGGTTATTTATCAGTTTTCAATACATAATTTACCAAGAGAAATTAGAAAAGATCTACCTCTTAAACTAGAACAAGCAGATATATTTCCTGAATTCTTTAGTGAATATAGTCATGGCATTTCTTCTAGTTATCTAACCTTTAGTGAAAAAATTAAATCGACTCTACAACCATGTTTAAGCAAAGTAGATTATGAGAATTTATTATCTTCTCTTGCACAATATGAGAATAACATTTCTCCTGATGCATCTACCACTTTAATGTACAAAATTAAGTTATACTATGATTCTTATTTAAGATATCGCATATGGTCTTCACTCTATAAACCATTTAAGCTTAATGTATTGGAAGAGTTAGAGATTTTAAAGAGTGGAGTGTTATCTTTAAAATCACTAGATAGCTCTAAAGCTGCAGAAGTTTCCAGTTTAATTGATAGCTTTAAAGTAGATATTTCTTTAGAATTTCAGGGTTTTGAAAAACAGTGGTTTCAGGAGTTTAAGAATGCTTGGAGACAAGAATTTATACCTTCCCTGGAAGAACAGATAACATGGACTGCACTACATGAAGCAATATTGGAGTATTTAGAAAAAGCAAAGGAAGAAATTCGTTAA
- a CDS encoding cytochrome b, with amino-acid sequence MQEDNKKETIKEEKGILGWIEYRLPIFSFLRHTASYQVPKNLNYAWNFGSLAGIALILQIITGIFLAMHYTPHVDYAFNSVERIMRDVNYGWLIRYTHAVGASLFFMVVYVHIMRGLYYGSYKRPREMVWFIGIFIFFAMMATAFMGYVLPWGQMSFWGATVITNLFSAIPLIGNKIVIWLWGGFSVDNPTLNRFFALHYLLPFVIIALAMLHVIALHRFGSGNPSGVEVKSDKDTIPLYPYYIVKDCITFGLFFVVLFAFVFYAPNYLGHPDNYIEADSMVTPVHIVPEWYFLPFYAMLRSIPDKLTGVLTMFASILVWFLLPWLDKSKVKSGAYRPVFKKFFWVFAINFVLLAWLGGQEVKEPYITMSRLSTLYYFAYFVIVLPLLSKYEKPKEPPKTLSDSVPEMR; translated from the coding sequence ATGCAGGAAGATAACAAAAAAGAAACAATAAAAGAAGAAAAAGGCATATTAGGATGGATAGAATATAGATTGCCTATATTTTCTTTTCTAAGACACACTGCTTCTTACCAAGTGCCAAAAAACTTAAATTATGCTTGGAACTTTGGCTCTTTGGCTGGTATAGCGCTGATTTTACAAATAATAACAGGTATATTTCTTGCTATGCACTACACTCCGCATGTTGATTATGCGTTTAATAGTGTAGAGCGCATAATGCGAGATGTGAATTACGGGTGGTTAATACGCTACACTCACGCTGTTGGAGCATCGCTTTTCTTTATGGTAGTCTATGTTCATATAATGCGTGGATTATATTACGGATCTTATAAAAGACCGAGAGAGATGGTGTGGTTTATTGGAATATTTATATTTTTTGCAATGATGGCAACTGCCTTTATGGGATATGTATTGCCTTGGGGACAAATGAGTTTCTGGGGTGCAACAGTTATAACCAACTTATTTTCTGCTATACCTTTAATTGGCAATAAAATAGTTATATGGTTATGGGGTGGTTTTTCAGTGGATAACCCAACACTTAACCGTTTTTTCGCTCTGCATTATCTTCTGCCTTTTGTTATTATTGCTTTAGCTATGCTTCATGTGATAGCTCTGCATAGGTTTGGCTCTGGTAACCCAAGTGGAGTGGAGGTAAAATCAGATAAGGATACCATCCCTCTCTATCCTTATTATATAGTCAAGGATTGCATAACTTTTGGTCTGTTTTTTGTAGTTTTGTTCGCATTTGTTTTCTATGCTCCCAATTATCTTGGGCATCCAGACAATTATATAGAAGCTGATTCTATGGTCACTCCGGTACATATAGTGCCAGAGTGGTATTTTTTACCTTTTTATGCAATGCTACGTTCAATTCCAGATAAACTTACTGGTGTGCTTACCATGTTTGCGTCTATTTTAGTGTGGTTTTTGTTACCTTGGCTTGATAAATCAAAAGTTAAAAGTGGTGCTTATCGCCCGGTGTTTAAGAAATTTTTTTGGGTTTTTGCAATAAATTTTGTACTTCTTGCCTGGCTTGGAGGACAAGAGGTAAAAGAGCCTTACATCACTATGAGTAGGCTATCTACTCTTTATTACTTTGCATACTTTGTGATAGTTTTACCACTGCTTAGTAAGTATGAAAAGCCAAAAGAACCACCAAAAACCTTAAGTGATTCTGTGCCGGAGATGAGGTGA
- a CDS encoding J domain-containing protein, whose protein sequence is MMNSILSKFLNEFSSSRSYTENYTGDNMSKDEALKILGLNPEASQNEINKAYQNLMKLVHPDKGGSEYFAQKLNAARDKLLKK, encoded by the coding sequence ATGATGAACTCTATATTGAGTAAGTTTTTGAACGAATTTAGTAGCAGTAGAAGTTATACTGAAAATTACACTGGTGATAACATGTCCAAGGATGAAGCATTAAAGATACTGGGGCTGAATCCTGAGGCAAGTCAAAATGAAATCAATAAAGCATATCAAAATTTAATGAAATTAGTTCACCCAGATAAGGGAGGCTCGGAATATTTTGCGCAAAAGCTAAATGCGGCACGTGATAAATTGTTAAAAAAGTGA